CGACGGCCACCGGATCTCCCGCGGCTACCGCTGCGGCCTCGCGGACCGCGGCGCTGACGCTGATCAGCGCGCGGCCGCCCATCACGCCGACCGTGGTGCGGTAGACGTGGCCGTTGAGGGTCACCCGTACGGCCGGGCGCTTCGCCCCGCCGAGTTCGGCCAGCACCTCGTCGGGGACGGGGATGCCGGTGGTGGTCTTTCCGGTGGGCTCGACGGTCGCCTCGAACAGCATGGTCACCATCTCCTCGATGGTCGTGGCACCGCCAGGTCTGCGCGGGCACACTTCTACACTGAATGGTGCACTATCTTGTATACCAAACAGTACCGAAGTGGACGGGGAGCGGCATGTCGGCGCAGGC
This genomic interval from Streptacidiphilus rugosus AM-16 contains the following:
- a CDS encoding DUF1905 domain-containing protein produces the protein MVTMLFEATVEPTGKTTTGIPVPDEVLAELGGAKRPAVRVTLNGHVYRTTVGVMGGRALISVSAAVREAAAVAAGDPVAVEVELDTEPRELPVPADLAALLDADTRRFFDGLSYSRRQRFVLPIEEARTEETRRRRIDKAAEALSARRQQP